The Xanthomonas fragariae genome has a segment encoding these proteins:
- the gcvT gene encoding glycine cleavage system aminomethyltransferase GcvT produces MTQKTILNDTHRALGAKMVDFGGWDMPIHYGSQLDEHHQVRRDAGMFDVSHMTVVDLRGARVREFLRYLLANSVDKLKVSGKALYTCMLNPQGGVIDDLIVYFMSEKFFRLVVNAATREKDLQWICEQAARFQVHVEERNDLAMIAVQGPNARAKVIKLLDPDATAAASKLGRFAALQTRSSDGVDLFLARTGYTGEDGFEIVLPQDAAVAFWNALLAQGVEPAGLGARDTLRLEAGMHLYGQDMDDTVSPYEAALAWTITLDEGRDFIGRAVLEAQKAQGAPRQLIGVVMDDKGVLRHGQTVLTAVGEGEILSGTFSPTLGKAIAFARVPAGSIDALRVDIRGKQLPLRVVKFPFVRDGHAQPGVLGQ; encoded by the coding sequence ATGACCCAGAAGACCATCCTCAACGACACCCATCGTGCGCTCGGCGCCAAGATGGTCGACTTCGGCGGTTGGGACATGCCGATCCATTACGGCTCGCAACTGGACGAACACCATCAGGTGCGTCGCGACGCCGGCATGTTCGATGTCAGCCACATGACCGTGGTCGATTTGCGCGGCGCACGCGTGCGCGAGTTCCTGCGTTATCTGCTCGCCAACTCGGTGGACAAGCTCAAGGTTTCCGGCAAGGCGCTGTACACCTGCATGCTCAATCCGCAGGGCGGGGTGATCGACGACCTCATCGTCTACTTCATGAGCGAAAAGTTCTTCCGTCTGGTGGTCAATGCCGCCACTCGCGAAAAAGATCTGCAGTGGATCTGCGAGCAGGCTGCGCGCTTCCAGGTGCACGTGGAAGAGCGCAATGACTTGGCGATGATCGCGGTACAAGGCCCCAACGCCCGCGCCAAGGTCATCAAGTTGTTGGATCCGGACGCCACTGCTGCGGCGAGCAAGCTCGGCCGTTTTGCCGCATTGCAGACGCGTTCGAGCGATGGCGTTGACCTGTTCCTCGCACGCACCGGCTACACCGGCGAAGACGGTTTCGAGATCGTGTTGCCGCAAGACGCCGCCGTCGCATTCTGGAACGCGCTGCTCGCGCAAGGCGTCGAACCGGCCGGTCTGGGTGCACGCGACACCTTGCGTCTGGAAGCAGGCATGCATCTTTACGGGCAGGACATGGATGACACGGTCAGCCCGTATGAAGCCGCACTGGCCTGGACGATCACATTGGACGAAGGTCGCGACTTCATCGGCCGCGCCGTGCTCGAAGCGCAAAAGGCACAGGGCGCGCCGCGTCAACTGATCGGTGTGGTGATGGATGACAAGGGAGTGCTGCGGCACGGTCAGACCGTGCTCACCGCCGTTGGCGAGGGCGAGATCCTGTCCGGCACGTTCTCGCCGACGCTGGGCAAGGCGATCGCGTTTGCGCGCGTGCCAGCCGGCAGTATCGACGCGTTGCGCGTGGACATCCGCGGCAAGCAGCTGCCGTTGCGCGTGGTGAAGTTTCCGTTCGTGCGCGATGGCCACGCGCAGCCCGGCGTACTCGGCCAATGA
- a CDS encoding DUF1304 domain-containing protein, translating into MSPFAIVAGLCVALLHVYILLLEMVLWTLPLGLKTFRNTPEKAQASRVLAANQGLYNGFLAAGLFWGALAARTDVLSFFLVCVVAAGCYGAYSVNRRIFFVQALPASIALALVWLPLSI; encoded by the coding sequence ATGTCTCCGTTCGCCATCGTTGCCGGTCTGTGCGTCGCACTGTTACACGTCTACATCCTGTTGCTGGAAATGGTGCTGTGGACGCTCCCACTGGGCTTAAAGACCTTCCGCAACACCCCCGAAAAGGCGCAGGCCAGCCGTGTACTGGCAGCCAACCAGGGCCTCTACAACGGCTTCCTGGCTGCGGGGCTATTCTGGGGCGCGCTAGCCGCACGTACCGACGTGCTGAGCTTCTTCCTGGTCTGCGTGGTAGCGGCAGGTTGCTACGGCGCTTATAGCGTCAATCGCCGCATCTTCTTTGTGCAGGCGCTGCCGGCGTCGATCGCCTTGGCATTGGTGTGGTTGCCGCTGTCGATTTGA
- a CDS encoding Hsp33 family molecular chaperone HslO — protein MTDYDQLSRFLLPAAGVRGVHVRLTHAWHDIQGAAEYPPAARRLLGEAIVAAALFTGHTKVGGRLSVQLRGNQTLRTLFAECTAAGTLRGIVQLADGADAPTDLRKLGEATLLAITIENPGLDPSEPQRYQSLVSMQAPDLAAAFETYFHQSEQLPTRLLLAAGPDQAAGLLLQQLPGDEGDNDGWSRIGALFDTLGAPELLSVAGEKLLYRLFHEEGPQLLGSKPLSFGCSCSRERVASMLQSLGEKEARAAAEATGDVEVRCEFCGREYHFPLTALEVLFGPARPSQEAPERLQ, from the coding sequence ATGACCGATTACGATCAGCTTTCCCGTTTCCTGCTGCCTGCCGCCGGTGTGCGCGGTGTTCACGTACGCCTGACCCATGCCTGGCACGACATCCAGGGCGCAGCCGAGTACCCGCCGGCCGCACGCCGGTTGCTCGGCGAGGCAATCGTCGCTGCTGCATTGTTCACCGGCCATACCAAGGTCGGCGGGCGCCTGTCGGTGCAGTTGCGTGGTAACCAAACGCTGCGCACCTTGTTCGCCGAATGCACTGCGGCCGGCACCTTGCGCGGCATCGTGCAGCTGGCCGACGGTGCAGATGCACCCACCGACCTACGCAAGCTGGGCGAGGCGACCCTGCTGGCGATCACCATCGAAAACCCCGGCCTGGACCCGAGCGAACCGCAGCGCTACCAGAGCCTGGTCAGCATGCAGGCCCCTGACTTGGCCGCAGCCTTCGAAACCTACTTCCACCAGTCCGAGCAGCTACCGACCCGCCTGTTGCTGGCCGCAGGCCCGGACCAGGCGGCTGGCCTGTTGCTGCAGCAGCTGCCGGGCGACGAGGGCGACAATGACGGCTGGAGCCGCATCGGCGCGCTGTTCGACACCCTGGGCGCACCGGAACTGCTTTCGGTCGCTGGCGAAAAACTGCTGTACCGCTTGTTTCACGAGGAAGGTCCGCAACTGCTGGGCAGCAAACCGCTCAGCTTCGGCTGCTCTTGCTCGCGCGAGCGGGTCGCCTCGATGCTGCAATCCCTGGGCGAAAAAGAAGCACGTGCCGCCGCCGAGGCAACCGGCGATGTCGAGGTGCGCTGCGAATTCTGCGGCCGTGAGTATCACTTTCCGTTGACCGCGCTGGAGGTACTGTTCGGACCGGCGCGGCCGTCGCAAGAAGCGCCGGAAAGATTGCAGTAG
- a CDS encoding acyl-CoA dehydrogenase, whose protein sequence is MSIVAPFLLVILAAGIAAYHRMRLATWVALSACVLVACWLLGANLIATIVATVLVVLVSAPVLLPFLRKPLLTTPLMGFFRKVLPPLSQTERIALETGSVGFEGELFTGDPDWQKLLNYPKPQLTAEEQAFLDGPVEELCKMINDWEITHVYADLPPELWDFIKKNKFFGMIIPKQYGGLGFSALAHHKVIQKLSSISSVVSSTVGVPNSLGPGELLLHYGTPEQKDYYLPRLAIGAEVPCFGLTGPFAGSDATSIPDYGIVCKGEWNGANVLGVKLTFDKRYITLAPVASLIGLAFRAYDPEGLIGDTKDIGITLALLPRDTPGVEIGRRHFPLNSPFQNGPIHGEEVFIPLSQLIGGVEMVGKGWNMLNECLAVGRSITLPSTASGSSKSAAVVTGAYARIRKQFGLSVGRFEGVEEALARIGGKAYAISALSQATAAAVDRGDVPSVPSAIAKYHCTTMGREVVSDMMDVIGGKGIILGPRNFAGRAWQAAPIGVTVEGANIMTRSLLIFGQGAILCHPWVMKEMKAAQDPDTRRGLEEFDQSVFGHIRFGISNAVRSFWFGITGARIGAAPGDAYTRRFFRKLDRYSANLALMADVSMLMLGGKLKFKESLSGRLGDVLSHIYLTSAMLKRYHDEGAPATDQPLLAWAFHDSVQKIETALSAALRNFPIRPVGWLMWILIFPLGRRAEAPGDRLGHRVASILMTPNEARDRLGQGVFLTPCANNPGGRIASYLTKAVMAEPVERKFLKALKSKGIQALEFPAQLDEAVAEGVINTEERKLLEELREIMMDTITVDDFDPHELRAASHYDKTQVQQPREAA, encoded by the coding sequence ATGAGCATCGTTGCACCGTTCCTTCTCGTCATCCTGGCGGCGGGCATCGCTGCCTACCACCGCATGCGCCTTGCCACCTGGGTTGCCCTGAGCGCCTGTGTGTTGGTGGCATGCTGGTTGCTGGGTGCCAATCTCATCGCCACCATCGTCGCTACCGTGCTAGTGGTGCTGGTATCGGCGCCAGTGCTGCTGCCGTTCCTGCGCAAGCCGCTGCTGACCACGCCGCTGATGGGCTTTTTCCGCAAGGTGTTGCCGCCGCTGTCGCAGACCGAACGCATCGCGCTGGAAACCGGTTCGGTGGGTTTCGAAGGCGAGCTGTTCACCGGTGATCCAGATTGGCAGAAGTTGCTGAACTATCCCAAGCCGCAACTGACCGCCGAAGAACAGGCGTTCCTGGATGGCCCGGTCGAAGAGCTGTGCAAGATGATCAACGACTGGGAAATCACTCACGTCTACGCCGATCTGCCGCCGGAGCTATGGGACTTCATCAAGAAGAACAAGTTCTTCGGCATGATCATTCCCAAGCAGTATGGCGGCTTGGGTTTCAGCGCACTGGCACATCACAAGGTGATCCAGAAGCTGTCCTCGATCTCCAGTGTGGTGAGCTCCACCGTGGGTGTGCCGAATTCGCTCGGGCCGGGTGAGTTGCTGCTGCATTACGGCACGCCGGAACAGAAGGACTATTACCTGCCGCGTCTGGCCATTGGTGCGGAAGTGCCATGTTTCGGCCTGACCGGCCCGTTTGCCGGTTCGGATGCGACCTCGATTCCCGACTACGGCATCGTGTGCAAGGGCGAATGGAATGGCGCCAACGTACTCGGCGTCAAGCTCACCTTCGACAAGCGCTATATCACCCTGGCCCCGGTGGCCTCGCTGATCGGTCTGGCGTTTCGCGCCTACGATCCGGAGGGTCTGATCGGCGACACGAAGGACATCGGCATCACCCTGGCGCTGCTGCCGCGCGATACCCCGGGGGTGGAGATCGGGCGTCGCCATTTCCCACTGAATTCGCCGTTCCAGAACGGCCCGATCCATGGCGAGGAAGTGTTCATCCCACTGAGCCAGTTGATCGGCGGCGTGGAAATGGTCGGCAAGGGCTGGAATATGCTCAACGAGTGTCTGGCAGTGGGTCGTTCGATCACCTTGCCCTCCACGGCCAGCGGCAGTAGCAAGTCCGCTGCAGTGGTGACCGGTGCGTATGCGCGCATACGCAAGCAGTTCGGTCTATCGGTCGGTCGTTTCGAAGGTGTGGAAGAAGCGCTAGCACGTATCGGTGGCAAGGCTTATGCAATCAGTGCGCTGTCGCAGGCGACGGCGGCGGCAGTGGACCGTGGCGACGTGCCATCGGTGCCATCGGCGATCGCCAAGTACCACTGCACCACCATGGGCCGCGAAGTGGTCAGCGACATGATGGACGTGATCGGCGGCAAGGGCATTATCTTGGGGCCGCGCAATTTCGCCGGCCGTGCCTGGCAGGCTGCGCCGATCGGGGTGACCGTGGAAGGCGCCAACATCATGACCCGCAGTTTGCTGATCTTCGGCCAAGGCGCGATCCTGTGCCATCCATGGGTCATGAAGGAAATGAAGGCGGCGCAGGATCCGGATACGCGTCGTGGCCTGGAAGAGTTCGACCAGAGCGTGTTCGGACATATCCGCTTCGGTATCTCCAACGCGGTGCGTTCGTTCTGGTTCGGCATCACCGGTGCACGCATCGGTGCCGCACCGGGCGATGCGTACACGCGGCGGTTCTTCCGCAAGCTGGATCGTTATTCGGCCAACCTGGCGCTGATGGCAGACGTGTCGATGCTGATGCTTGGCGGCAAGCTCAAGTTCAAGGAGTCGTTGTCGGGCCGTCTGGGCGATGTGCTGAGCCACATTTACCTGACCAGCGCGATGCTCAAGCGATACCACGACGAAGGTGCACCGGCGACCGATCAGCCGTTGCTGGCGTGGGCCTTCCACGACAGCGTGCAAAAGATCGAAACCGCGCTGTCTGCTGCCCTGCGTAATTTTCCGATCCGTCCGGTAGGTTGGTTGATGTGGATATTGATCTTTCCGCTGGGCCGTCGCGCCGAAGCGCCGGGTGACCGTCTGGGACATCGGGTGGCATCGATCCTGATGACACCCAACGAGGCGCGCGATCGTCTTGGTCAGGGCGTGTTCCTGACTCCATGCGCCAACAATCCGGGTGGACGTATCGCCAGCTACCTGACCAAGGCCGTGATGGCCGAGCCGGTGGAGCGCAAGTTCCTGAAAGCGCTCAAGAGCAAGGGTATCCAGGCGTTGGAGTTCCCGGCGCAGCTGGACGAGGCCGTAGCCGAAGGCGTGATCAACACGGAAGAACGCAAGTTACTGGAAGAGTTGCGCGAGATAATGATGGATACCATCACCGTCGACGACTTCGATCCGCACGAGTTGCGTGCCGCCAGCCATTACGACAAGACGCAGGTACAGCAGCCGCGCGAAGCGGCCTGA
- a CDS encoding TetR/AcrR family transcriptional regulator: protein MNDITDSSLTMPRASSGRGNRLRADDWAQAALDLIAEQGVGAVAVEPLARRLGVTKGSFYWHFPSRDALLQAALERWEIFEQEEVFGSLEDVPDPSARLRALFQLVAHEVKPHVIYSELLKALDHPAVRPVIDRVSQRRLDYLIASFRQAGLTRTDAQHRARLAYAAYVGFLQLSLQLQQPKQAREEFESYVEHVIQTLIPG, encoded by the coding sequence ATGAACGACATCACCGACTCCAGCCTTACCATGCCCCGCGCCAGTTCTGGTCGTGGCAACCGCCTCCGCGCGGACGATTGGGCACAGGCCGCACTGGACCTGATCGCCGAACAAGGCGTCGGCGCGGTTGCAGTGGAGCCACTCGCGCGCCGGCTCGGCGTCACCAAAGGCAGCTTTTATTGGCACTTTCCCTCGCGCGATGCATTGCTGCAGGCAGCCCTGGAACGCTGGGAAATCTTTGAACAGGAGGAAGTCTTTGGCAGCCTGGAAGACGTCCCCGACCCGAGCGCCCGCCTGCGTGCGCTGTTTCAACTGGTCGCGCACGAAGTCAAACCGCATGTCATCTACAGCGAACTGCTCAAGGCCCTTGACCACCCGGCCGTGCGCCCGGTCATCGACCGCGTCTCGCAACGCCGCCTCGACTACCTGATCGCCTCATTTCGCCAGGCCGGCCTCACCCGCACCGACGCCCAACACCGTGCCCGCCTGGCCTATGCCGCCTACGTCGGCTTCCTGCAACTCTCGCTGCAACTGCAGCAACCCAAGCAGGCCCGCGAAGAGTTCGAGTCCTATGTCGAGCATGTGATTCAGACGTTGATTCCGGGATAA
- a CDS encoding glycosyltransferase family 2 protein produces MSVHTFEATQLPVAADRLTVVIAAYNEEASIPLLHPRLCEVLVGLSELQTHVLYVDDGSTDGTWDVVQALADADMRVSAVRLSRNFGKEVAISAGLDHVLPGAAVLLDADGQDPPELIPEFVALWRTGYDNIFGTRIFREGESWLKRSAAHAFYRVIRRLSRTPIPADTGDFRLLSPRVVQALQQLRERHRFMKGLFGWVGFRQVALPYRRAPRLSGRSKFTVWRLWNFALDGITSFSTLPLRAATYLGLLTAVVAFLFGGWVVIKAALMGDPVAGWPTMMSVILFLGGIQLIALGLIGEYLGRLYDEAKQRPLYLVDTHRGIVGVVCDHQTKRGGCHADRTTIVGDQTG; encoded by the coding sequence GTGAGCGTGCATACGTTCGAGGCAACGCAGTTGCCGGTTGCAGCAGATCGCCTCACGGTGGTTATCGCAGCCTATAACGAAGAAGCCAGCATTCCCTTGCTGCACCCGCGCCTGTGCGAGGTGCTTGTGGGATTGAGCGAATTGCAGACGCACGTGCTGTATGTCGACGACGGTAGCACCGATGGCACCTGGGACGTGGTGCAGGCGCTCGCCGACGCCGATATGCGGGTGAGCGCGGTGCGGCTGTCGCGTAATTTTGGCAAGGAGGTGGCGATTTCCGCAGGCCTGGATCATGTGTTGCCGGGTGCGGCCGTGCTGCTCGACGCCGATGGCCAGGATCCGCCGGAACTGATTCCGGAATTCGTCGCGCTGTGGCGTACGGGTTACGACAACATCTTTGGTACGCGGATTTTTCGCGAAGGCGAGAGCTGGCTCAAGCGCAGTGCCGCGCATGCGTTCTATCGCGTGATCCGACGGTTATCGCGCACGCCGATCCCTGCCGATACCGGTGACTTTCGCTTGTTGTCGCCACGTGTGGTGCAGGCCTTGCAGCAGTTGCGCGAGCGCCATCGTTTTATGAAAGGGCTGTTTGGCTGGGTCGGATTTCGCCAGGTTGCGTTACCTTATCGGCGTGCGCCTCGGCTATCGGGGCGCAGCAAGTTCACGGTGTGGCGGTTGTGGAATTTTGCGCTGGATGGCATCACCAGTTTTTCCACGCTACCGCTGCGTGCGGCCACGTATCTGGGGCTGCTCACCGCGGTGGTCGCATTTTTATTCGGTGGCTGGGTGGTGATCAAGGCAGCGCTGATGGGCGATCCGGTAGCCGGTTGGCCGACCATGATGTCGGTGATCCTGTTTCTGGGTGGTATCCAGCTGATTGCGTTGGGCCTGATCGGCGAATACCTGGGCCGGTTGTACGACGAGGCCAAGCAGCGCCCGCTATATCTGGTCGATACCCACCGCGGCATAGTGGGAGTAGTCTGCGATCACCAGACCAAGCGCGGAGGGTGCCATGCAGACCGTACGACAATTGTTGGGGACCAAACAGGTTGA
- a CDS encoding serine hydrolase domain-containing protein — MAIGLLGALLPLALSSTAQIPAPAASTLQPATATQPHTAPLPYRTSLAASKVLAPATGFGVAAFESMAEQLTYGNRVPGMAMAIVQGGKVLSARGYGVTDVNHPQPVDGHTVFRLASLSKAFAGTMAGLLVNDGVLRWDSKVIDYVPGFQLSDSAATRRLTVAEVLSHRVGLTRNAYDRDIESNVDYYSLSHKLSAAPLRCAPGDCYAYQNVAFSLVGDVVFAASGSFYEQSVERRIFKPLGMNDASMGLAGIQASPHWARPHVRNRNGWVSLTPKPTYYRLAPAAGVNASASDMAQWLLAHTGHRTDVLPAPLLATLHAPLISTPGEMRSGWRHERVDAASYALGWRVFDYAGHQVVFHAGAVQGYRGLVALLPERDLGIAILWNGESGLPSGMLPTILDRALGLPTKRWLDIDVDGDFGSENMLAERPDPAGKGASSGKSVASPR, encoded by the coding sequence TTGGCCATCGGGCTGCTTGGGGCATTGCTGCCTCTTGCCCTCTCTTCCACCGCGCAGATACCTGCGCCGGCTGCCTCTACGCTGCAGCCGGCCACCGCGACACAGCCGCATACCGCGCCGTTGCCCTATCGCACATCGCTGGCGGCCAGCAAAGTGTTGGCGCCGGCCACAGGCTTCGGTGTGGCGGCCTTCGAGTCGATGGCAGAACAGCTGACCTACGGTAACCGCGTGCCCGGCATGGCGATGGCGATCGTGCAGGGCGGCAAGGTGCTCAGCGCTCGCGGTTATGGCGTTACCGATGTCAACCATCCGCAGCCTGTCGATGGCCACACCGTGTTCCGCCTCGCCTCGCTGTCCAAGGCTTTTGCCGGCACCATGGCCGGGCTGCTGGTCAACGATGGTGTGCTGCGTTGGGACAGCAAGGTGATCGACTACGTGCCTGGCTTCCAGCTCAGCGACAGCGCCGCCACCCGTCGACTCACCGTCGCCGAGGTGCTAAGCCATCGCGTCGGGCTGACCCGCAATGCCTACGACCGCGATATCGAATCCAACGTCGACTATTACTCCCTCAGCCACAAACTCTCGGCCGCACCGCTGCGCTGCGCGCCGGGCGATTGCTATGCGTATCAGAACGTTGCCTTCAGCCTGGTCGGCGATGTGGTATTTGCAGCCTCCGGTAGCTTCTACGAGCAGTCGGTGGAACGCCGCATTTTCAAGCCGCTGGGCATGAACGATGCGAGCATGGGTCTGGCCGGCATCCAGGCCAGCCCGCATTGGGCGCGCCCGCATGTGCGCAATCGCAACGGCTGGGTGTCGCTGACGCCTAAACCGACCTACTACCGTCTTGCGCCCGCCGCAGGCGTCAACGCCAGCGCCAGCGACATGGCGCAGTGGTTGCTTGCACACACCGGCCACCGCACCGACGTGCTGCCCGCGCCACTGCTGGCAACGTTGCATGCTCCTCTGATCTCCACGCCGGGAGAAATGCGATCGGGCTGGCGGCATGAGCGCGTAGATGCCGCCAGCTACGCGCTGGGCTGGCGCGTATTCGATTACGCCGGCCATCAGGTGGTCTTCCATGCCGGTGCGGTGCAAGGCTATCGCGGCCTCGTCGCGCTGCTGCCCGAGCGCGATCTGGGTATCGCAATCTTATGGAACGGCGAAAGCGGCCTGCCCTCCGGCATGCTGCCGACAATTCTGGACCGCGCACTTGGCCTGCCGACCAAGCGCTGGCTGGACATCGATGTGGACGGCGACTTCGGCAGCGAGAACATGCTGGCCGAGCGTCCTGATCCTGCCGGCAAGGGTGCCTCGTCCGGCAAGTCGGTTGCATCGCCGCGCTGA
- the gcvH gene encoding glycine cleavage system protein GcvH, translating into MREIPGDLKFLKSHEWARLESNGRVTVGISDHAQSLLGDLVYVELPGVGDTVQVGNGAAVVESVKAASDVYSPVSGTVVEVNSALSDTPETINEDAYGEGWIFVVELDDKEQLNDLLSPDDYAELLEDDEH; encoded by the coding sequence ATGCGCGAGATTCCTGGCGACCTCAAGTTCCTCAAATCCCACGAGTGGGCCCGCCTCGAAAGCAACGGCCGCGTGACCGTCGGCATTTCCGACCACGCGCAGAGCTTGCTGGGCGACTTGGTCTACGTCGAACTGCCGGGCGTCGGCGACACTGTGCAGGTCGGCAACGGCGCGGCGGTGGTGGAATCGGTCAAGGCCGCCTCCGACGTCTACAGCCCGGTCAGCGGTACTGTCGTCGAGGTCAACAGCGCGCTGAGCGACACTCCGGAAACCATCAACGAAGATGCATATGGCGAGGGCTGGATCTTCGTGGTCGAACTCGACGACAAGGAACAGCTCAACGATCTGCTGTCGCCCGACGACTACGCCGAGTTGCTCGAAGACGACGAACACTGA
- the mtgA gene encoding monofunctional biosynthetic peptidoglycan transglycosylase, translating to MGTDAWDGKLVAPLRRKRWLRWMLAAPLLFAAASVLQVLVLRVADPPISSMMVGRYLEAWSEGDWSFSLHQQWRDYDAIAASLPISVVAAEDQQFPVHHGFDLHAIEKARDHNARGGRMRGASTISQQVAKNVFLWQGRSWVRKILEAWYTMLIELFWPKQRILEMYLNVAEFGDGVYGAQAAARQFWGKDAAGLLPAESACLAAVLPSPRRYDARRPGAYVQRRAAWVQRQARQLGGAAYLQAP from the coding sequence ATGGGGACGGATGCATGGGATGGCAAGCTGGTGGCGCCACTGCGGCGCAAGCGCTGGCTGCGCTGGATGTTGGCAGCACCGCTGCTGTTCGCCGCGGCGAGCGTGTTGCAGGTGCTGGTACTGCGAGTGGCCGATCCACCGATCAGCAGCATGATGGTGGGGCGCTATCTGGAAGCCTGGAGCGAGGGCGACTGGAGTTTTTCGCTGCATCAGCAATGGCGTGACTATGACGCGATCGCCGCTAGCTTGCCGATTTCGGTGGTGGCTGCGGAAGATCAGCAGTTTCCTGTTCACCATGGCTTCGATCTGCATGCCATCGAAAAGGCGCGCGATCACAACGCCCGCGGCGGGCGCATGCGCGGGGCGAGCACGATCAGCCAGCAGGTCGCCAAGAATGTATTCCTGTGGCAGGGCCGCAGTTGGGTACGCAAGATTCTGGAGGCTTGGTACACGATGCTGATCGAGTTGTTCTGGCCCAAGCAGCGGATTCTGGAGATGTATCTCAACGTGGCCGAGTTCGGCGATGGGGTGTACGGCGCACAAGCTGCCGCGCGGCAGTTCTGGGGCAAGGATGCAGCGGGCTTGTTGCCGGCCGAATCCGCATGTTTGGCGGCGGTGTTGCCCTCGCCACGTCGCTATGACGCGCGCCGCCCCGGTGCTTACGTACAACGGCGAGCCGCGTGGGTGCAACGGCAGGCGCGGCAGTTGGGCGGCGCTGCGTATCTGCAGGCACCGTGA
- a CDS encoding alpha/beta hydrolase, with translation MLTSPSRLAHTACVCSASEAVLVVSVQGAEHAPSVLLAHGAGQRRHVWEATSTALAQMRCPSLFGAILVDITPRGDTKDVERILRFTTALPDGLAPLDAPADAIAAYMPHRPHKTTTHLQALLQQPADTRWQWHGHLRLVDELTGQDAQIQQHSLLEAASQLHWPMLLISCGRSDPVTPTNITEFLSIAPHAQHVHSSDATPMLAGGDNEAFTATVLHYLDAHPSVGTIAASTITEPVTGARP, from the coding sequence ATGTTAACATCCCCATCCAGACTTGCCCACACTGCGTGCGTGTGCAGCGCTAGCGAAGCGGTGCTTGTCGTGTCGGTGCAAGGTGCGGAACATGCGCCGTCGGTGCTGCTGGCGCATGGAGCTGGGCAGAGGCGACACGTGTGGGAGGCCACGTCGACTGCGCTTGCACAAATGCGCTGCCCGAGCTTGTTCGGCGCGATATTGGTCGACATCACACCGCGCGGGGATACCAAGGATGTGGAACGCATTCTGCGCTTCACGACCGCGCTCCCGGACGGCCTCGCGCCCCTCGATGCGCCTGCAGATGCGATTGCCGCTTACATGCCGCATCGTCCTCACAAGACGACAACCCACCTGCAGGCCTTGTTGCAACAGCCCGCCGATACACGTTGGCAGTGGCATGGACACCTGCGCCTAGTCGATGAGCTAACGGGACAGGATGCGCAGATTCAGCAGCACAGTTTACTGGAAGCTGCATCGCAGCTGCACTGGCCGATGCTGCTAATCAGCTGTGGGCGCAGCGATCCGGTGACGCCAACCAACATCACCGAATTTTTGTCGATCGCGCCGCATGCGCAGCATGTGCATTCGTCCGATGCCACGCCCATGCTGGCCGGCGGCGACAACGAAGCGTTTACTGCCACCGTGTTGCATTATCTGGACGCACATCCCTCCGTTGGCACCATCGCAGCGTCCACTATTACCGAGCCTGTCACTGGAGCAAGACCATGA